One region of Aquipuribacter sp. SD81 genomic DNA includes:
- a CDS encoding sulfite exporter TauE/SafE family protein, with product MSVLWLVLALAVAVGLSLGLLGGGGSILAVPLLVYVAGLDPKEAIATSLLVVGATSLAALVPHARAGRVRWRTGLLFGAAAMAGAYAGGRLAALVPGAVLLLVLAAMMLATAVAMIRGRRAVRAHPDGGLRVGVVLAEGAVVGLVTGMVGAGGGFLVVPALVLLGGLPMTAAVGTSLLVIALKSFAGLAGYLASTDIDWPLALAVTGAAVLGSLAGGSLTGRIPADVLRRAFGWFVVAMGGFVLAQELGDVLGLAAPVAVAVALLVVAVTAVAALAPRRGADRDRVGART from the coding sequence CTGAGCGTGCTCTGGCTCGTCCTGGCCCTCGCCGTCGCGGTCGGGCTGAGCCTCGGCCTGCTCGGCGGGGGCGGCAGCATCCTCGCGGTGCCGCTGCTCGTGTACGTCGCGGGGCTGGACCCCAAGGAGGCGATCGCCACCTCGCTGCTCGTCGTCGGCGCGACGAGCCTCGCGGCGCTCGTGCCGCACGCCCGCGCCGGGCGGGTCCGCTGGCGGACCGGCCTGCTGTTCGGGGCGGCCGCCATGGCGGGCGCCTATGCGGGTGGACGGCTCGCGGCCCTCGTGCCCGGCGCCGTCCTGCTGCTGGTCCTCGCCGCGATGATGCTCGCGACCGCCGTCGCGATGATCCGTGGCCGTCGCGCGGTGCGAGCGCACCCCGACGGCGGGCTGCGGGTGGGCGTCGTGCTCGCCGAGGGCGCCGTCGTCGGCCTCGTCACCGGCATGGTGGGCGCGGGCGGCGGGTTCCTCGTGGTGCCGGCGCTCGTGCTGCTCGGCGGGCTGCCGATGACGGCAGCCGTCGGGACGTCGCTGCTCGTCATCGCGCTCAAGTCCTTCGCCGGTCTCGCGGGCTACCTCGCGAGCACCGACATCGACTGGCCGCTCGCGCTCGCCGTGACCGGCGCCGCCGTGCTCGGCTCGCTCGCCGGCGGGTCGCTGACCGGCCGCATCCCGGCCGACGTGCTGCGACGGGCGTTCGGCTGGTTCGTCGTCGCCATGGGCGGCTTCGTGCTCGCGCAGGAGCTCGGCGACGTCCTCGGGCTGGCCGCGCCCGTCGCCGTGGCCGTCGCGCTGCTCGTCGTCGCGGTCACCGCGGTCGCGGCGCTCGCCCCGCGCCGGGGCGCCGACCGCGACCGCGTCGGCGCGAGGACCTAG
- a CDS encoding MBL fold metallo-hydrolase: MIEVITIETPSLGDRSYVVTDGTVAVAVDPQRDLDRVLDVLHERGLRLTHVLETHIHNDYVTGGYALAQATGARYCVNADDEVSFERTPVRDGDEWTTGALRVRALATPGHTFTHLSYAVDAPGHDDEPVVFTGGSLLHGSTGRPDLLGPNHTDALARHQHASARRLVAELPDATEIYPTHGFGSFCAATPTSGDASTIGSQRTSNPALRQDVEEWVEQTVASLTAHPAYYAHMAPANSAGPAAPDLSPPAPADPAELRRRIDAGEWVVDLRGRTEFAAGHLRGAFNFGADGSFVTYLGWLLPWGTPVTLLADTPEDLEAAQRDLVRIGIERPAAAATGRVEDWAGVDALASYRRVTFADVAAARAAGEEPHVLDVRRDDERRSGHVAGSQHVPLHELLDRADEVPHDRGVWVHCASGYRASIAAAVLDRAGVDVVLVDDGFDNAAGAGLVVVAG, encoded by the coding sequence GTGATCGAGGTCATCACCATCGAGACGCCGAGCCTCGGCGACCGCAGCTACGTCGTCACCGACGGGACCGTCGCGGTCGCCGTCGACCCGCAGCGCGACCTCGACCGCGTCCTCGACGTGCTCCACGAGCGCGGTCTCCGGCTCACCCACGTGCTGGAGACGCACATCCACAACGACTACGTGACGGGCGGGTACGCCCTCGCGCAGGCGACGGGTGCGCGCTACTGCGTGAACGCCGACGACGAGGTGTCGTTCGAGCGCACCCCCGTGCGCGACGGCGACGAGTGGACGACCGGGGCGCTCCGCGTCCGCGCCCTCGCCACCCCCGGACACACGTTCACGCACCTGTCGTACGCGGTGGACGCACCGGGCCACGACGACGAACCCGTCGTCTTCACCGGCGGGTCGCTGCTGCACGGCTCGACGGGCCGTCCCGACCTGCTCGGCCCGAACCACACCGACGCCCTCGCGCGCCACCAGCACGCCTCCGCCCGTCGCCTGGTGGCCGAGCTGCCGGACGCCACGGAGATCTACCCGACCCACGGCTTCGGCAGCTTCTGCGCGGCGACGCCGACCTCGGGCGACGCCTCGACGATCGGCAGCCAGCGCACGAGCAACCCGGCGCTGCGGCAGGACGTCGAGGAGTGGGTCGAGCAGACCGTCGCGTCCCTCACCGCCCACCCCGCGTACTACGCCCACATGGCGCCGGCCAACAGCGCCGGGCCCGCCGCCCCGGACCTGTCGCCGCCGGCCCCGGCCGACCCGGCCGAGCTGCGTCGGCGGATCGACGCGGGGGAGTGGGTCGTCGACCTGCGCGGGCGGACCGAGTTCGCCGCCGGCCACCTGCGCGGCGCCTTCAACTTCGGTGCCGACGGCTCGTTCGTCACCTACCTCGGGTGGCTCCTGCCGTGGGGCACGCCGGTCACCCTGCTCGCCGACACGCCCGAGGACCTCGAGGCCGCGCAGCGCGACCTCGTGCGCATCGGCATCGAGCGGCCCGCGGCGGCCGCCACGGGCCGGGTCGAGGACTGGGCCGGGGTCGACGCCCTCGCCTCCTACCGGCGCGTCACCTTCGCCGACGTCGCCGCGGCCCGCGCCGCGGGCGAGGAGCCGCACGTGCTCGACGTGCGTCGCGACGACGAGCGGCGCTCCGGTCACGTCGCCGGCTCGCAGCACGTGCCGCTCCACGAGCTGCTCGACCGCGCGGACGAGGTGCCGCACGACCGCGGCGTCTGGGTGCACTGCGCCTCCGGCTACCGCGCGTCGATCGCCGCGGCGGTGCTCGACCGCGCCGGTGTGGACGTCGTGCTCGTCGACGACGGCTTCGACAACGCCGCCGGCGCGGGCCTCGTCGTCGTGGCGGGCTGA
- a CDS encoding rhodanese-like domain-containing protein, which translates to MTPETDIPDLARAHREGAVVVDVREPSEYAAGHVPGALNAPLATVAGRAGELPDGRLYVVCAGGNRSKAATDVLRRAGRDAVSVVGGTKGWVSAGHPVTKGARP; encoded by the coding sequence ATGACCCCCGAGACCGACATCCCCGACCTCGCCCGCGCGCACCGCGAGGGCGCCGTCGTCGTCGACGTCCGCGAGCCGTCGGAGTACGCCGCCGGGCACGTGCCCGGCGCGCTCAACGCCCCGCTGGCCACGGTCGCCGGCCGCGCCGGCGAGCTGCCCGACGGCCGGCTCTACGTCGTCTGCGCGGGCGGCAACCGCAGCAAGGCCGCCACCGACGTGCTGCGCCGCGCGGGCCGCGACGCCGTGTCCGTCGTCGGCGGCACGAAGGGCTGGGTGTCCGCCGGTCACCCCGTCACGAAGGGAGCCCGGCCGTGA
- a CDS encoding GntR family transcriptional regulator, translating to MRTLEPGAGPLWRRLQDDVRRRIADGEFEAGFPGEHGLAAEYGVSRHTVREALRDLRGEGLVSAARGRAPRVAEDGALVQPLGALYSLFRSVEGSGRRQTSLVRSLQVVTDPDVAARLGRGPRLRLLHLARVRLADDVPLAVDDVWLPAAETRPLLGVDFSHTALYDELRLRCGVTISGGSEEIRAALADAPTREALGLPDPAAVVEVERLGLADGRPFEVRRTVVRSDRFVLGAEFSAREGSRLAAR from the coding sequence GTGCGAACGCTCGAGCCCGGCGCGGGCCCGCTGTGGCGGCGGCTGCAGGACGACGTGCGCCGGCGCATCGCCGACGGCGAGTTCGAGGCCGGCTTCCCGGGTGAGCACGGCCTGGCGGCCGAGTACGGCGTGAGCCGCCACACCGTCCGCGAGGCGCTGCGGGACCTGCGCGGCGAGGGCCTCGTGAGCGCCGCGCGCGGCCGGGCGCCGCGCGTGGCCGAGGACGGCGCCCTGGTCCAGCCGCTCGGCGCGCTGTACAGCCTGTTCCGGTCCGTCGAGGGCAGCGGGCGGCGCCAGACGAGCCTCGTCCGCTCGCTGCAGGTGGTCACGGACCCCGACGTGGCCGCCCGGCTCGGCCGCGGCCCCCGGCTCCGGCTGCTGCACCTGGCCCGGGTGCGCCTCGCCGACGACGTGCCCCTGGCCGTGGACGACGTGTGGCTGCCCGCCGCCGAGACCCGGCCGCTGCTCGGCGTCGACTTCTCCCACACCGCGCTGTACGACGAGCTGCGGCTGCGCTGCGGCGTCACGATCTCCGGCGGCTCGGAGGAGATCCGCGCCGCCCTCGCCGACGCACCGACGCGGGAGGCGCTCGGGCTGCCGGACCCCGCGGCCGTCGTCGAGGTCGAGCGCCTGGGGCTCGCCGACGGCCGCCCGTTCGAGGTGCGCCGGACGGTCGTGCGCTCCGACCGCTTCGTGCTCGGTGCGGAGTTCTCGGCGCGGGAGGGCTCACGGTTGGCCGCTCGCTGA
- a CDS encoding MFS transporter, which yields MPSTAPAPTPVELSPRRRRALLGVVALALMMVVSAVSGLNVALPDLALATGATQTELTWIVDAYTVVFAGLLLSAGAVGDRFGRKGILLAGLALFGAAAGMAMTVDDPQTLIALRGVMGVGAAAVMPVTLSVITTSFPPEERGRAVGVWVGVAGGGAVLGLFASGILLELFDWSSFFGLNVALAVLALLGTLVVVPSSRDPHRPPLDPVGGVLSVLTVAGLVFGIIEGAERGWGDAWTLSSLAVGAVSLVGFVWWELRREHPLLDPRLFRLRGFGAGSLALTVQFFGSFGLFFVILQYLQFVTDLSPLQAALCLLPLPFVLIPVARNAPRVADRLGTNRVVALGLTLSATGMLVLTGLTTDLRYWHVALGLVVFAAGMGLAGTPSTTAIVSSLPQAKQGVASAVNDVSREVGSAVGIAVLGSTITAVYRSGVSGAVEGLPPEAAERAEASIAFVRLAADRLGPAGEQLLDTAEAAFVDAATTAFVVAAVVQLVAAALVLWLAPRKGQVRASELEDALAGS from the coding sequence ATGCCGTCCACCGCCCCGGCTCCCACCCCGGTCGAGCTCTCGCCCCGGCGGCGCCGCGCGCTCCTCGGCGTCGTCGCCCTCGCGCTCATGATGGTCGTGAGCGCGGTGAGCGGCCTCAACGTGGCCCTGCCCGACCTCGCGCTCGCCACGGGCGCCACCCAGACCGAGCTGACGTGGATCGTCGACGCCTACACCGTCGTGTTCGCCGGGCTGCTGCTGTCCGCGGGCGCTGTCGGTGACCGGTTCGGCCGCAAGGGCATCCTGCTGGCCGGGCTCGCCCTGTTCGGCGCCGCCGCCGGGATGGCGATGACGGTCGACGACCCGCAGACGCTCATCGCGCTGCGCGGCGTCATGGGTGTCGGCGCGGCCGCCGTCATGCCCGTGACGCTGTCGGTCATCACGACGTCGTTCCCGCCCGAGGAGCGCGGTCGGGCCGTCGGGGTGTGGGTCGGGGTCGCCGGCGGCGGTGCCGTCCTCGGCCTGTTCGCCTCCGGCATCCTGCTCGAGCTGTTCGACTGGTCGTCCTTCTTCGGGCTCAACGTCGCCCTCGCCGTCCTCGCCCTCCTCGGCACGCTCGTCGTGGTACCGAGCTCGCGCGACCCCCACCGCCCGCCGCTGGACCCGGTGGGCGGGGTCCTGTCGGTGCTCACCGTGGCCGGGCTCGTCTTCGGCATCATCGAGGGCGCCGAGCGGGGCTGGGGCGACGCGTGGACGCTGTCGTCGCTCGCGGTCGGAGCGGTGTCGCTCGTGGGTTTCGTGTGGTGGGAGCTGCGGCGCGAGCACCCGCTGCTCGACCCGCGCCTGTTCCGCCTGCGCGGCTTCGGCGCCGGGTCGCTGGCGCTCACCGTGCAGTTCTTCGGCAGCTTCGGGCTGTTCTTCGTCATCCTCCAGTACCTCCAGTTCGTCACCGACCTGTCGCCGCTGCAGGCGGCGCTGTGCCTGCTGCCGCTGCCGTTCGTGCTCATCCCCGTCGCCCGCAACGCCCCGCGCGTCGCCGACCGGCTCGGCACGAACCGGGTCGTCGCGCTCGGCCTCACCCTGAGCGCGACGGGGATGCTCGTGCTCACCGGCCTCACGACGGACCTGCGCTACTGGCACGTCGCGCTCGGCCTCGTCGTCTTCGCCGCCGGCATGGGCCTGGCGGGCACGCCGTCGACCACGGCCATCGTGTCGTCGCTGCCGCAGGCCAAGCAGGGCGTCGCCTCCGCGGTCAACGACGTCTCGCGCGAGGTCGGCAGCGCCGTCGGCATCGCCGTCCTCGGCAGCACGATCACCGCCGTGTACCGCAGTGGCGTCTCGGGCGCGGTCGAGGGCCTGCCGCCCGAGGCCGCGGAGCGTGCGGAGGCGTCGATCGCCTTCGTCCGGCTCGCGGCCGACCGGCTCGGACCCGCCGGCGAGCAGCTGCTCGACACGGCCGAGGCGGCCTTCGTCGACGCCGCGACGACGGCCTTCGTCGTGGCCGCCGTCGTGCAGCTCGTCGCCGCGGCGCTCGTGCTGTGGCTCGCACCGCGCAAGGGCCAGGTCCGCGCCTCCGAGCTGGAGGACGCGCTCGCGGGGTCGTGA
- a CDS encoding zinc-binding dehydrogenase, with product MRAAGVDHSDGDGRLVVGDRPTPRAPRPGDLAHLVRLVGDGRLRPALDTVLPLEQAGAAAARARTDVVGKVVPTL from the coding sequence GTGCGGGCAGCGGGCGTGGACCACAGCGACGGCGACGGACGCCTCGTCGTCGGCGACCGACCGACCCCGCGCGCCCCGCGCCCCGGCGACCTCGCGCACCTCGTAAGGCTGGTCGGTGACGGGCGGCTCCGGCCTGCGCTCGACACCGTCCTTCCGCTCGAGCAGGCCGGTGCCGCCGCGGCGCGCGCCCGGACGGACGTCGTCGGCAAGGTGGTTCCGACGCTCTGA
- the cls gene encoding cardiolipin synthase — protein MTVEQLRGPLGVAVLAVLLVAAYVALVVVPRNRKPSSATAWMLLIYILPVVGLLAFLVIGSPRLPAARRARQTEVDRRIAARVVAEGLGHVEAPGPPWLDGVVRQNQNVGALPMLQGCSAEIHDGYEETIQAIADDIAAATDFVHVEVYILSLDETTEPFFAALEKAVANGAGVRVLLDHIGSAGYPGYRATLERLTAAGVQWHLMLPVQPWRGRYQRPDLRNHRKLVVVDGLVGWAGSQNVIDSSYDKRANRRKGLRWQDLMVRVRGPVVQSLDAVFLTDWFSETDELLDITAPERPTDAAGVAAEGPLAIQVLPSGPGYDTENNLLMFNALLYSARRRVSITSPYFVPDESLLDAVVAAGLRGLDVELFVPAEADQFFVQHAQRSYFETLLRAGVRIHLYPAPTVLHAKHMSIDDDVAYVGSSNLDIRSFQLDLESSLLIQGREFVDDLRRVEDGYRAASRELTLAEWLYRPRVARVVDNLARLTSALQ, from the coding sequence GTGACCGTCGAGCAGCTGCGGGGACCGCTAGGGGTCGCGGTCCTCGCGGTCCTGCTGGTCGCCGCCTACGTCGCCCTCGTCGTCGTGCCGCGGAACCGCAAGCCGAGCTCGGCGACGGCCTGGATGCTCCTCATCTACATCCTGCCCGTCGTCGGTCTGCTCGCCTTCCTCGTCATCGGCAGCCCCCGCCTGCCCGCCGCCCGGCGCGCGCGGCAGACCGAGGTCGACCGTCGGATCGCGGCCCGCGTGGTCGCCGAGGGCCTCGGGCACGTCGAGGCACCGGGCCCGCCGTGGCTGGACGGCGTCGTCCGGCAGAACCAGAACGTCGGCGCCCTGCCCATGCTGCAGGGCTGCTCCGCCGAGATCCACGACGGCTACGAGGAGACGATCCAGGCGATCGCCGACGACATCGCCGCCGCCACCGACTTCGTCCACGTCGAGGTCTACATCCTGTCCCTCGACGAGACGACGGAGCCGTTCTTCGCCGCGCTGGAGAAGGCCGTCGCCAACGGCGCCGGCGTGCGGGTCCTGCTCGACCACATCGGCTCGGCGGGCTACCCCGGCTACCGCGCGACCCTGGAGCGGCTCACGGCGGCCGGCGTGCAATGGCACCTCATGCTGCCGGTGCAGCCGTGGCGCGGCCGCTACCAGCGCCCCGACCTGCGCAACCACCGCAAGCTCGTCGTCGTCGACGGTCTCGTCGGCTGGGCCGGGTCGCAGAACGTCATCGACAGCTCCTACGACAAGCGCGCCAACCGCCGCAAGGGGCTGCGCTGGCAGGACCTCATGGTCCGCGTGCGCGGCCCGGTCGTGCAGTCGCTGGACGCGGTGTTCCTCACCGACTGGTTCAGCGAGACCGACGAGCTGCTCGACATCACCGCACCCGAGCGTCCGACGGACGCCGCCGGGGTGGCCGCGGAAGGGCCGCTCGCGATCCAGGTCCTGCCGAGCGGGCCGGGCTACGACACCGAGAACAACCTGCTCATGTTCAACGCGCTGCTGTACTCCGCCCGCCGGCGGGTCAGCATCACGAGCCCGTACTTCGTGCCGGACGAGTCGCTGCTCGACGCCGTCGTCGCCGCCGGGCTGCGTGGCCTCGACGTCGAGCTGTTCGTGCCGGCCGAGGCCGACCAGTTCTTCGTGCAGCACGCCCAGCGCAGCTACTTCGAGACGCTGCTGCGCGCAGGCGTCCGCATCCACCTCTACCCGGCCCCGACGGTGCTGCACGCCAAGCACATGAGCATCGACGACGACGTCGCCTACGTCGGCTCCAGCAACCTCGACATCCGCTCCTTCCAGCTCGACCTCGAGTCCTCGCTGCTCATCCAGGGCCGTGAGTTCGTCGACGACCTGCGGCGGGTGGAGGACGGGTACCGGGCGGCGAGCCGCGAGCTCACGCTCGCGGAGTGGCTGTACCGGCCGCGCGTAGCACGGGTGGTCGACAACCTCGCGCGCCTCACGTCCGCGCTGCAGTGA
- a CDS encoding Ltp family lipoprotein, which translates to MEPLAVVALVLAILFWPVGLVLGVLALRRTGPGRRDGRGLAVAAVVIGGLAALFWVIVIAVAVAAGGSTTEVEAASAADTSELVEEVAAAEAEASVVAVDEAAAEAAAENEAAEEAAAQEAAEKEAAEEAAAAAEAAEAERVAAEEAAAAQAAEELAAEQKAAEERAAAEKAAEEAAAGTVAQQNAKRSAEDYLAFTAFSRSGLIEQLEFEGYSNADAEWAVSQLDVDWNEQAAKSAQDYLDFTSFSRSGLIEQLEFEGFTREQATYGVDQTGL; encoded by the coding sequence GTGGAGCCGCTCGCCGTCGTCGCGCTCGTGCTCGCCATCCTGTTCTGGCCGGTCGGACTCGTGCTCGGCGTCCTCGCGCTGCGTCGGACCGGTCCCGGGAGGCGCGACGGTCGTGGCCTGGCTGTGGCCGCCGTCGTCATCGGCGGCCTCGCGGCTCTGTTCTGGGTGATCGTCATCGCTGTCGCCGTCGCCGCGGGCGGTAGCACCACCGAGGTCGAGGCCGCCTCGGCGGCCGACACGTCCGAGCTGGTCGAGGAGGTTGCTGCGGCAGAGGCCGAGGCCTCCGTCGTCGCTGTCGACGAGGCCGCCGCCGAGGCGGCGGCCGAGAACGAGGCGGCCGAAGAGGCTGCTGCGCAGGAAGCAGCCGAGAAGGAGGCGGCAGAGGAAGCGGCGGCGGCTGCAGAGGCCGCCGAAGCCGAGCGCGTGGCGGCCGAGGAGGCGGCGGCCGCACAGGCGGCCGAGGAGCTCGCGGCGGAGCAGAAGGCGGCAGAGGAGCGGGCGGCAGCGGAGAAGGCGGCCGAGGAGGCTGCGGCCGGGACGGTCGCCCAGCAGAACGCGAAGCGGTCCGCCGAGGACTACCTCGCCTTCACCGCCTTCTCCCGGTCCGGGCTCATCGAGCAGCTCGAGTTCGAGGGCTACTCGAACGCCGACGCGGAGTGGGCCGTCAGCCAGCTCGATGTCGACTGGAACGAGCAGGCCGCCAAGTCCGCGCAGGACTACCTCGACTTCACGTCCTTCTCTCGCTCCGGCCTCATCGAGCAGCTCGAGTTCGAAGGCTTCACCCGCGAGCAGGCCACCTACGGGGTCGATCAGACCGGGCTGTGA
- a CDS encoding NAD(P)-dependent alcohol dehydrogenase → MRAVLHDRYGPVDLLRLGEVPEPEPSPDEVLVRVAATSVHVDVWHTVTGLPYALRLMGNGVRAPRRRVPGTDVAGTVEAVGEAVTRFRPGQRVWGETVRGIQWRNGGAWAELVAAPEDGLVACDDALDDTAAAALGTPAVLAYDVLVDQARFRAGDSVLVNGAAGALGGYVVQLARALGASRVVGVDAGDRLDLVRAAGADVTVDYRAEDVTRRLERYDVVVDVASTRPFREWRPVVADGGRYIRVGHDHYGRGMNRITGSMGPILGLLAASLVVPELPRPGRTTPRRERLDRLAALVAEGRLRPVVDRTYPLADVVPAMQRLQEGRARGRIVLVP, encoded by the coding sequence GTGCGCGCCGTCCTCCACGACCGTTACGGCCCCGTCGACCTGCTGCGTCTCGGCGAGGTACCCGAGCCCGAGCCTTCGCCGGACGAGGTCCTCGTGCGCGTGGCGGCGACGTCGGTCCACGTCGACGTGTGGCACACGGTGACCGGCCTGCCGTACGCGCTGCGCCTCATGGGCAACGGCGTCCGGGCACCCCGGCGCCGCGTGCCCGGCACCGACGTCGCCGGGACCGTCGAGGCCGTCGGCGAGGCCGTCACGCGGTTCCGGCCCGGGCAGCGGGTGTGGGGCGAGACGGTCCGCGGCATCCAGTGGCGCAACGGCGGCGCGTGGGCCGAGCTCGTCGCCGCCCCCGAGGACGGGCTCGTGGCGTGCGACGACGCCCTCGACGACACCGCCGCCGCCGCGCTCGGCACCCCGGCGGTGCTCGCGTACGACGTGCTCGTCGACCAGGCCCGCTTCCGCGCCGGCGACAGCGTGCTCGTCAACGGTGCGGCGGGGGCGCTCGGCGGGTACGTCGTGCAGCTGGCACGGGCGCTCGGCGCCTCCCGCGTCGTCGGCGTCGACGCGGGCGACCGGCTCGACCTCGTCCGCGCCGCGGGCGCCGACGTGACCGTCGACTACCGGGCCGAGGACGTGACACGGCGGCTCGAGCGCTACGACGTCGTGGTCGACGTCGCGAGCACCCGGCCGTTCCGCGAGTGGCGCCCGGTCGTGGCCGACGGCGGGCGGTACATCCGGGTCGGCCACGACCACTACGGGCGGGGCATGAACCGCATCACCGGCAGCATGGGGCCGATCCTCGGGCTGCTCGCCGCGTCGCTGGTGGTGCCGGAGCTGCCGCGTCCGGGCCGCACCACGCCTCGCCGCGAGCGCCTGGACCGCCTCGCCGCCCTGGTCGCCGAGGGACGGCTGCGGCCGGTTGTCGACCGGACGTACCCGCTCGCCGACGTGGTGCCCGCGATGCAGCGGCTGCAGGAGGGTCGGGCGCGGGGACGCATCGTGCTCGTGCCGTGA
- a CDS encoding superinfection immunity protein, translating into MNDVARGGSGNEDADRFDPYTDAVPSGPQSADRDRHPDSPDTVEMPRPSFDDRVIEGPVVSEGYHPGPAAPPAPPAPAPAAGPVVPVPQPLPAVRTAQGVAPYRPRVGGGHIAIAWVITVLTLGYMLPWAIAATRQRSNVGAIALLNVLVGWTFIGWVAALVMSCMSDPVATLAAPTYVQVNVPVAPPAPAWAPGWYPDGQGDVRYFDGRAWTSHVQ; encoded by the coding sequence ATGAACGACGTCGCCCGCGGGGGCTCCGGGAACGAGGACGCAGACAGGTTCGATCCGTACACCGACGCGGTGCCGTCCGGACCGCAGTCGGCGGACCGCGACCGGCACCCCGACTCGCCGGACACCGTCGAGATGCCGCGGCCGTCCTTCGACGACCGCGTCATCGAAGGCCCTGTCGTGTCCGAGGGGTACCACCCGGGGCCGGCCGCCCCGCCCGCCCCGCCCGCCCCGGCCCCCGCGGCCGGCCCGGTCGTGCCCGTCCCGCAGCCGCTGCCCGCGGTCCGCACGGCGCAGGGAGTGGCGCCGTACCGGCCCCGGGTGGGCGGCGGCCACATCGCAATCGCGTGGGTGATCACCGTCCTGACGCTCGGCTACATGCTGCCGTGGGCGATCGCCGCCACCCGTCAGCGCTCGAACGTGGGCGCGATCGCGCTCCTCAACGTGCTCGTCGGGTGGACGTTCATCGGATGGGTCGCCGCGCTCGTCATGTCGTGCATGAGCGACCCGGTCGCCACATTGGCCGCGCCGACGTACGTGCAGGTGAACGTCCCCGTCGCGCCGCCCGCACCGGCGTGGGCGCCCGGCTGGTACCCGGACGGCCAGGGCGATGTCCGGTACTTCGACGGTCGGGCGTGGACCTCGCACGTGCAGTGA
- a CDS encoding winged helix-turn-helix domain-containing protein, with translation MHMSATSIQNVVQAAPPLLPLLRSAAQARVMATVLLNPQRDWSVSEIAGAADVSQPTASREVRRLEQAGVVQVHGGRNQRSVRVDSTAVLYPELAGLVLKAFGPQVVLSELLSTVGGIYYAAIFGGWAERYAGTAGPPPTDVDLLVVGRPDTDALADAVTAAGERLGREVAPTLLSPEEWRNDRSGFLDAVRAGARVDVVGADVS, from the coding sequence ATGCACATGTCGGCGACTAGTATTCAGAATGTGGTTCAAGCCGCTCCGCCCCTGCTTCCGCTGCTCCGCAGCGCGGCGCAAGCCCGCGTGATGGCGACCGTTCTGCTGAACCCCCAGCGTGACTGGTCGGTCTCGGAGATCGCCGGTGCCGCGGACGTGTCGCAGCCCACTGCTTCCCGGGAGGTCCGTCGCCTCGAGCAGGCGGGGGTCGTTCAGGTGCACGGTGGCCGCAACCAACGATCGGTGCGCGTGGACAGCACCGCGGTCCTGTACCCGGAGCTGGCAGGCCTCGTGTTGAAGGCCTTCGGTCCGCAGGTGGTGCTCTCAGAGCTCCTCAGCACCGTGGGGGGCATCTACTACGCCGCCATCTTCGGCGGCTGGGCCGAGCGCTATGCCGGGACGGCGGGCCCGCCACCGACCGACGTGGACCTGCTCGTGGTGGGTCGACCGGACACGGACGCCCTCGCCGACGCGGTGACGGCGGCAGGGGAGCGTCTCGGGCGCGAGGTCGCGCCGACCCTCCTCTCGCCCGAGGAGTGGAGGAACGACCGGTCCGGCTTCCTCGATGCGGTCCGCGCCGGCGCCCGCGTCGACGTCGTCGGAGCGGACGTCTCGTGA